A genomic stretch from Flavobacterium sp. includes:
- the map gene encoding type I methionyl aminopeptidase has protein sequence MIIQKTREEIELMRESALIVSKTLGMIASEIKEGVTTLYLDKLAEEFIRDHGAVPSFLGLYGFPNSLCMSPNSQVVHGIPNNIPLQSGDVISVDCGAFKNGYHGDHAYSFEIGEVAPEVKKLLQVTKESLYVGIREFKAGNRVEDVGNAIQKYTEAHGYGVVRELVGHGVGQKMHEEPEMPNYGKRGRGKLFVEGMVVAIEPMINMGTRNIKQHKDGWTITTADGKPSAHFEHDVALVDGKPELLSTFQYIYKALGIESNEEDEFRKVPLVL, from the coding sequence TGCTTCTGAAATTAAAGAAGGAGTTACTACATTATATCTAGATAAATTAGCCGAAGAATTCATACGTGATCACGGTGCAGTTCCTAGTTTCTTAGGATTATACGGTTTCCCGAATTCACTTTGTATGAGTCCGAATTCTCAGGTTGTACACGGAATTCCGAATAATATTCCTTTACAAAGCGGTGATGTAATTTCTGTAGACTGCGGTGCTTTTAAAAATGGATATCATGGAGATCATGCTTACAGTTTCGAAATTGGAGAAGTTGCTCCTGAAGTTAAAAAACTTTTGCAGGTAACTAAAGAATCTCTTTACGTTGGAATTAGAGAATTTAAAGCTGGAAATCGTGTAGAAGATGTTGGAAATGCGATTCAAAAATATACTGAAGCTCACGGTTACGGTGTTGTTCGTGAATTAGTTGGACACGGTGTTGGACAAAAAATGCACGAAGAACCAGAAATGCCAAACTACGGAAAACGCGGACGCGGGAAACTTTTTGTTGAAGGAATGGTTGTGGCAATTGAACCTATGATCAACATGGGAACACGTAATATCAAACAACACAAAGACGGCTGGACAATTACAACCGCAGACGGAAAACCTAGCGCACATTTCGAACATGACGTAGCTTTAGTTGATGGAAAACCGGAATTATTATCGACTTTCCAATACATCTACAAAGCTTTAGGAATCGAAAGCAATGAAGAAGACGAATTCAGAAAAGTACCGTTGGTGTTATAA
- a CDS encoding GxxExxY protein, whose translation MSELYLRDESYKIIGICMEVHKILGKGHSEKVYGDALEYEFQRNEIPYNRELRYNITYKDIILPSYYFADFVIFDEIILELKAITSLTTSEIKQTLNYLAASKNKLGLLVNFGEDSLKYKRIIL comes from the coding sequence ATGAGTGAATTATATTTAAGAGACGAATCCTATAAAATTATTGGGATTTGTATGGAAGTCCATAAAATTTTAGGAAAAGGACATAGTGAAAAGGTTTATGGAGATGCTTTAGAATATGAATTTCAACGAAATGAGATTCCGTACAATAGAGAATTAAGATATAATATTACTTATAAAGATATCATATTACCAAGTTACTATTTTGCAGATTTTGTTATTTTCGATGAAATTATTTTAGAACTTAAAGCAATTACATCATTAACAACAAGCGAGATAAAACAAACATTAAATTATTTGGCTGCATCAAAAAACAAACTTGGTTTATTAGTCAATTTTGGAGAAGACAGCCTCAAATACAAAAGAATAATATTATAA
- a CDS encoding methyltransferase domain-containing protein has protein sequence MKKLFKLVLNTIPRPLLIRLSYVARPILAFSLKGDKFTDPIDGRGFKSFLPYGYGKQRNNVLSPSTLSLERHRLLWLYLNDQTDFFTAPKKVLHFAPEQAFYKRFRNQKNLDYTTTDLFSPLADVKADICNLPFKDNEYDVILCNHVLEHIPDDTKAMQELHRVLKPGGMAILQIPQDLNREVTFADDSITDQKERAKIFGQYDHVRIYGRDYFNKLRSIGFIVIEEDYTNKIAPELVEKYCLAKGEIIPLCFKQEN, from the coding sequence GTGAAAAAACTTTTTAAATTAGTTTTAAATACTATTCCCCGCCCTTTATTAATTCGTTTGAGTTATGTGGCGCGACCAATTTTAGCATTCTCATTAAAAGGAGATAAATTTACTGATCCAATTGATGGCAGAGGTTTTAAATCTTTTCTTCCGTACGGATACGGAAAGCAGCGTAATAATGTGCTTTCGCCAAGTACACTTTCGTTAGAAAGACACCGCTTGCTTTGGCTGTATTTAAACGATCAGACTGATTTTTTTACCGCACCAAAAAAAGTTTTGCACTTTGCTCCGGAGCAGGCTTTTTACAAAAGATTCCGCAACCAGAAAAACTTGGATTACACGACAACCGATTTGTTTTCGCCTTTGGCCGATGTAAAAGCAGATATTTGTAATTTGCCTTTTAAAGACAACGAATATGATGTTATTTTATGTAATCACGTTTTAGAACATATTCCGGATGATACAAAAGCAATGCAGGAATTACACCGTGTTTTAAAACCGGGCGGAATGGCGATTTTACAAATTCCACAAGATTTAAACCGCGAAGTTACGTTTGCAGACGATTCTATTACAGATCAAAAAGAACGTGCTAAAATCTTCGGACAATACGATCACGTTCGCATTTACGGACGCGATTATTTCAACAAATTACGAAGCATTGGTTTTATTGTTATTGAAGAAGATTATACGAATAAAATTGCACCAGAATTGGTAGAAAAATACTGTTTAGCAAAAGGAGAAATTATTCCGCTTTGTTTTAAACAGGAAAACTAA